A genomic region of Zalophus californianus isolate mZalCal1 chromosome 1, mZalCal1.pri.v2, whole genome shotgun sequence contains the following coding sequences:
- the LOC113916544 gene encoding olfactory receptor 7G2-like has protein sequence MRPENQTGVAEFLLLGLSEDPEWQPLLFGLFLTVYLVTVLGNLLIILVISSDSHLHTPMYFFLSHLAFTDICFSTTTIPKMLVNIQRQSKSISYTGCLTQVSFVLFFAGLENFLLAAMAYDRYVAICHPLRYTVIMNPHLCGLLILLSLSISTADALLHSLMVLRLSFCTDLEIPHFFCELVQVIKLACSNTLINNTLVYLVTSILGGVPLLGIIFSYIQIVSSTLRMSSAGGKYKAFSTCGSHLSVVSLFYGTAFGVYISSAVIHSSKDTASASVMYTVVPPMLNPFIYSLRNKDMKGALKKLI, from the coding sequence ATGAGACCAGAAAACCAAACAGGTGTAGCAGAATTCCTCCTCCTGGGTCTCTCAGAAGATCCAGAATGGCAGCCCCTTCTATTTGGACTGTTCCTGACCGTATACCTGGTCACTGTGCTTGGAAACCTGCTCATCATCCTGGTTATCAGCTCCGACTCCCACCTCCACACACCTATGTACTTCTTCCTCTCACACCTGGCCTTTACTGACATCTGTTtcagcaccaccaccatccccaagaTGCTAGTGAACATCCAAAGACAGAGCAAATCCATCAGTTACACAGGCTGCCTCACCCAAGTCAGCTTCGTCCTCTTTTTTGCAGGCTTGGAAAACTTCCTCCTTGCAGCAATGGCTTAtgaccgctatgtggccatctgccaTCCACTGAGGTACACAGTCATCATGAACCCCCACCTCTGTGGCCTGCTGATTCTACTCTCCTTGAGCATCAGCACTGCAGATGCCCTACTGCACAGTCTCATGGTGCTGCGACTCTCCTTCTGCACAGACCTGGAAATTCCCCATTTCTTCTGTGAACTTGTTCAGGTCATCAAGCTTGCCTGTTCTAACACCCTCATCAATAACACCTTGGTGTATTTAGTGACTAGCATATTGGGTGGTGTTCCTCTCCTTGGGATTATTTTCTCTTACATTCAAATTGTCTCTTCCACTCTGAGAATGTCATCAGCTGGGGGGAAATATAAAGCCTTTTCTACCTGTGGGTCTCATCTCTCGGTTGTTTCTTTGTTCTATGGGACAGCTTTTGGAGTGTACATTAGTTCTGCAGTTATTCATTCTTCCAAGGATACTGCAAGTGCCTCAGTGATGTACACCGTGGTCCCTCCAATGTTGAACCCCTTTATCTATAGCCTGAGGAACAAGGACATGAAGGGAGCCTTGAAGAAACTCATCTGA